The Arabidopsis thaliana chromosome 5, partial sequence genomic interval AGTAATGCATAGTTTCACATGTCgatacaaattttgttttgtccttttatcccaagaaaataaaaattaaatcaatacTTATTCACACGTTTCATTAAATAACAAAGACGTTGCTTTCATCGTCTCTAGCCGATTTCTAgattctcctccaccaccatttTACCCTTCTTTTAAATTCCTTCCTTCAATCAAAATTAGAATTATTTCTCAAACCTCTTCTTTATATACTAAAACGTCTCacatgaacaagaagaataaatagaaacaaagaagatgaacaagaacaagattgATGTTAAGATCGAGACGAAGAAAGGATCGATGGATGAGTGGCCTGAGCCAATCGTCCGAGTCCAGTCCTTAGCCGAGAGCAACCTCTCCTCTCTCCCCGACCGTTACATCAAACCAGCGTCTCTACGCCCCACCACGACCGAAGACGCTCCTACCGCGACCAACATCCCAATCATAGACCTTGAAGGACTCTTCTCGGAAGAAGGGTTGTCTGATGACGTCATCATGGCTCGGATATCGGAGGCTTGCCGTGGGTGGGGGTTCTTCCAGGTGGTGAACCACGGGGTCAAACCGGAGCTGATGGACGCGGCTAGGGAGAATTGGAGAGAGTTTTTCCATATGCCGGTTAATGCCAAAGAGACTTACTCAAACTCACCAAGAACCTACGAAGGCTATGGAAGTAGACTAGGTGTTGAGAAAGGAGCAAGTCTTGATTGGAGTGATTATtactttctccatcttcttcctcatcatttGAAAGACTTCAACAAGTGGCCTTCTTTTCCTCCCACCATAAGGTTCCTCTTCTTtaatcattttctcttctttttaagaatttttttagtGAATTTTCATGAGTACTGagtagaaaataataaatacggTATTTTTCTATTCTTTAAAATGTACGGACATGTGGTACAATCTTGGGAAATTATCCtctttttattagttttgataTACTATTAAGTTCTTGGGGAATGTGAGAAGGCtgattttttgcttttcacGAGGAGAATTATGTGAGTTTTAACGTTGGGATAAAGTCCAATATAGGGAAATGGATAAattattgattatatttatatttattcaaaaaatagaGAAGTGATCGATGAATACGGCGAAGAGCTAGTGAAGCTAAGTGGGAGAATTATGAGGGTATTATCGACAAACTTGGGACTAAAAGAGGATAAGTTTCAAGAAGCATTTGGAGGTGAAAACATTGGGGCGTGTTTGAGGGTTAATTATTACCCAAAATGCCCTCGACCGGAGCTGGCTCTTGGTCTCTCTCCACACTCCGATCCTGGCGGTATGACCATTCTCTTACCGGACGATCAAGTCTTCGGTCTCCAGGTTCGTAAAGATGACACGTGGATCACCGTCAAGCCTCATCCCCATGCTTTCATCGTCAATATTGGTGATCAAATACAGGTAgattaactttttattaatatcCATGTTGCTAatattctataaatatattttaacaaccttaaaaataatatgtaaacaAATTAACATAGTATTAGAAAGAAACgataattaagaaacatataaacaaagtAAATATCACCTAAAGAATTACTAATTTACTACTTGTTGAGTTTTAATCTTAAAactgtaatatttttttttaacaaaaaaaaaagactgtaatatttttttcgaaaaacaatgttttaaaGAATATCTAAATTCCCTATTATCTTGTATCAGAGAAAATCGTCTATACAGAAAAGGACAAATGCGAAAGTTGTTATTTGACAACCAATGAATATGATATAAGCTATAGTTCCACGTTTTAGACACGTTTTAAAAATGCAAGTATGATAAACAGCTACCACTTGGTGCCAAAATGcctttatgattttttcaacGAAAATAATGTAATTATTAAGTCATTATTCCGACAATAGAAATTACGTCCTTTTAGATCTATCCTgtcaaaccaaattttatgGACAACTTTCTTTAGAAGATAGTACAGCAATCGTAATTTGGAATTAAtcgttttatttattaatctgTGTCTGTCTCTATATTTGTAATACGAAACAAATAGTACATCAAATCCTTCACTGCGCACATGTGTGTGTTTGGCCGTTTGCCCATGTTGCATAGAAGGAATATTTATTTCTACAATGTATAACAcgatttttaaaacaaacaccATATGTATATGCACATgaaatttctcaaaacatCATAAACTTAgatattattaatgtttttctaaattgttgtacttttagaaaataaatattgtgtTTTGTCTAAATTTTACCTTAGAATCACACAACTTACGTGTTGATAAGCTAATACATGTTGCGATGATGAAAAATGCAGATACTAAGCAACTCAACATACAAGAGTGTGGAGCATAGAGTGATAGTGAACTCGGACAAGGAGAGAGTTTCACTTGCCTTCTTCTACAATCCTAAAAGCGATATTCCGATCCAACCATTACAAGAACTTGTATCAACTCATAATCCTCCTTTATACCCTCCCATGACCTTTGATCAGTATAGACTCTTTATCAGAACTCAAGGTCCACAAGGCAAATCCCATGTTGAATCTCATATTTCTCCTCgttgattgtttttcttttatttcttcccttaaagaaaaattaatgttttgttatttttatgatattacGTCTGACTTGTATATGTGtacaatcatttatattttgaattttcaaagGATGATTTGCCTTCATGCATGCAAATAACAATATTGAATTGCatagacattttttttaacaatagtTTTAGtttacaatcattttttaacaacattcaaaaaaaaaaaaagaagtttacaatcatttttaaattgtCACATCTATTAGTTTGCAAGCAATTTTCAAAtagtatattattataaatctCTGAGTTTAACGTCTATCAATATCATTTGCACACATTAATTGTTTATTTCCTAATGTGTCGCGCGTCATGTTTGAAAAACGTGGTAAAGTTGATAGTGATCATGGTAAAGCTAGGTTACAAAAGAATAGAACTATTATAGAAATGCATAATTGTTGAACTCTAAACGTCACATGATATTATGAAATATGGAATATCGTTGAACGGTGCTTAATCAACTAAACTATAAAGATTTTCgttaacataaatattttacaaattggTCTTCAGAATTCGATCAAATGCGGTATTGGACGTGAGTCACGTGAAGAAAGAATCCCTTGTGGACTATTGTTCTACGTATTGGATAGACAACAATCCActacaatttcttttctttattttatagaGAGAAACAAACTAATTCCAAATCTGTATAGAGATACCGTTGAAAAAGTTCATCTTTTATATAGAGTCTTGTGATTGTTTTCGACCTAACAGAGTAACAGATTGTTAGAATTGATGTTTAATTTATCGTGTTAGAATCCCCACTTCGATCCTgaatagatatataaaagcataaaaaaaatcaacaaaatgacGTAAACAATATGAACATGTTAATAACTCGagctaaaccctaaacaaacGAACATCGTCGacctaaaatatatgaatatcaGTAATAAACatcttaaaaccttttttcttcttcttgttgccCGTGGATAATTTATAAGACCAAGCCACGTCTGATCTATTGTGTGCCTCTCATTCCCATATTTGGATTAATCATTAGATACAATATATGTCAAACCTTTGCACTTATACCATTATTACATTTACATTTCATATATTCACTATTAAAGTACTATAATTAGCATGTGCGCTTTCAAGTGGTGGTTTGGCCTTAAGTGTCGAGTTGGTCAGTAGTgataataacatatatattatttagaaaaGTTAATacagaatatatattaatacaaaaatgcAAGTTGCATTTTCATTCACACTATCGACGGTTGCCTCTTTTTAATGAATTGAATCATTTAAAACAatgttcttttttatttactatacAATTGAATCAGAAATATTACTATACGTTTAGTTTGATATTAGAAGTTTATAACGTTAATCCCCTCTCTAATACTTTTGGTCGTTAACTAAAGTTCAGATTAACTTATAAATGTTATATGACAAATTGACAATAATGGAAAATGGCAGTAGACCAGAGACTCCGTGGCCAGAGATTTAGTGATGGAATAGTCAACAAATGGCTCAATCACTCTCATGGATCGAGTTTTCAAAGGCTGTACTGAAAACTTA includes:
- a CDS encoding 2-oxoglutarate (2OG) and Fe(II)-dependent oxygenase superfamily protein; this translates as MNKNKIDVKIETKKGSMDEWPEPIVRVQSLAESNLSSLPDRYIKPASLRPTTTEDAPTATNIPIIDLEGLFSEEGLSDDVIMARISEACRGWGFFQVVNHGVKPELMDAARENWREFFHMPVNAKETYSNSPRTYEGYGSRLGVEKGASLDWSDYYFLHLLPHHLKDFNKWPSFPPTIREVIDEYGEELVKLSGRIMRVLSTNLGLKEDKFQEAFGGENIGACLRVNYYPKCPRPELALGLSPHSDPGGMTILLPDDQVFGLQVRKDDTWITVKPHPHAFIVNIGDQIQVD
- a CDS encoding 2-oxoglutarate (2OG) and Fe(II)-dependent oxygenase superfamily protein (2-oxoglutarate (2OG) and Fe(II)-dependent oxygenase superfamily protein; FUNCTIONS IN: oxidoreductase activity, iron ion binding; INVOLVED IN: response to salt stress, response to karrikin; EXPRESSED IN: 15 plant structures; EXPRESSED DURING: 9 growth stages; CONTAINS InterPro DOMAIN/s: Isopenicillin N synthase (InterPro:IPR002283), Oxoglutarate/iron-dependent oxygenase (InterPro:IPR005123); BEST Arabidopsis thaliana protein match is: 2-oxoglutarate (2OG) and Fe(II)-dependent oxygenase superfamily protein (TAIR:AT3G11180.1); Has 1807 Blast hits to 1807 proteins in 277 species: Archae - 0; Bacteria - 0; Metazoa - 736; Fungi - 347; Plants - 385; Viruses - 0; Other Eukaryotes - 339 (source: NCBI BLink).): MNKNKIDVKIETKKGSMDEWPEPIVRVQSLAESNLSSLPDRYIKPASLRPTTTEDAPTATNIPIIDLEGLFSEEGLSDDVIMARISEACRGWGFFQVVNHGVKPELMDAARENWREFFHMPVNAKETYSNSPRTYEGYGSRLGVEKGASLDWSDYYFLHLLPHHLKDFNKWPSFPPTIREVIDEYGEELVKLSGRIMRVLSTNLGLKEDKFQEAFGGENIGACLRVNYYPKCPRPELALGLSPHSDPGGMTILLPDDQVFGLQVRKDDTWITVKPHPHAFIVNIGDQIQILSNSTYKSVEHRVIVNSDKERVSLAFFYNPKSDIPIQPLQELVSTHNPPLYPPMTFDQYRLFIRTQGPQGKSHVESHISPR